One segment of Takifugu rubripes unplaced genomic scaffold, fTakRub1.2, whole genome shotgun sequence DNA contains the following:
- the LOC115248359 gene encoding cytoskeleton-associated protein 5-A-like isoform X4, with amino-acid sequence MGDDSEWMKLPVDQKCEHKVWKARLNGYEEALKLFQRIGDEKSPEWGKYLGLIKKFVTDSNAVAQLKGLEAALAFVENAHVAGRTTGDVVSGVVTKVFNQPKARAKELGMDICLMYIEIEKAEVVQDELLKGLDNKNPKIVVSCIETIRKALGEYGSKIVTLKPVVKVLPKQFESREKAVRDEAKLLAVEIYRWIRDALRPSLQNINSVQLKELEEEWVKLPQTPPKQTRFLRSQQDLKAKFEQQQAQGGDQSDGEDEMEAAAAVDPYELLEAVEILSKLPKDFYEKIEAKKWQERKEALEAVEALAKNPKLEGGDYGDLVRALKKVVGKDANVMLVTVAAKCLAGLAAGLRKKFGTYAGQVVPTILEKFKEKKPQVVQALQEAIDAIFLTTTLQNLSEDILAVMDNKNPSIKQQASLFLARSFRHCTQSSLPKGLLKPLCAALIKQVNDSASEVRDAAFEALGTAMKVVGEKAVNPFLADLDKLKLDKIKECAEKVELPGGKKAASAGGGDRKMASKAPPPAAEAPPKSSVPSKKPQSASSKPSAGPAKKSKAASASAGKPKKGSDSKEETELAPEVCEELAAAVLPASCLQQLDSANWKERLASMEEFQKAVETMDAGAMPCQALVKMLAKKPGWKETNFQVMQLKLRVVALVAQRGQFSKTSASLVLEGLVDKVGDVKCGGNAKEGLTAIGEACSLPWTAEQVVSLAFAQKNPKNQAETLTWLANAMKEFGFAGINMKPFLNNVKTALGATNPAVRTAAISLLGVMYLYMGAPLRVFFEDEKSALLSQIDAEFEKIQGQAPPAPVRFTRKAVSEEEAGEVEEQEEGGGGGGGGQDIMDMLPRTDVGEKITSELVSKIEDKNWKIRKEGLDEVVAIISEAKFITANIGELPMALKGRLGDSNKILVQQTLTILQQLAAAMGPGLKQHVKALGIPVITVLGDSKANVRAAAMATLQVWVQHTGMKDWLEGEDLSEELKRENPFLRQEVLGWLAEKLPTLRAAPGDLMLCVPQLYACLEDRNGDVRKKAQDALPTFMMHLGYDKMAKATGKLKTASKDQVVAMLEKARAVMPAKPAAPAKAGGAKGPAEPSRAASASRSQAAAEDTDSKPDVKKVRGGGGGPAARKPPSPPEEPAPPSPSKDKDSSAIKKKTSKGKAAAGGPQGTAGKKPAAKNLNEEDRSGPIFTLIPNAKEQRIKEEKQLKILKWNFMTPRDEYVEQLKAQMSTCFAKWLQDELFHLDFQRHVKAIGLMIERLESESEATISCLDLILKWFTLRFFDTNTTVLMKVLEYLKLLFAMLTRENYHLTEYEANSFLPYLLLKVGESKDVVRKDVRAILTMLCKVYPASKVFPFLMDGTKSKNSKQRAECLEELGCLIEGYGMNVCQPTPAKCLKEIAVHIGDRDTSVRNAALNTVVAVYNVCGDQVYKLIGNLSEKDMSMLEERIKRSAKKTPAAPAKQSATERPQREHPANPNATFLRKPQQEEPNKLNSQARQNAERESSHPSIPKEFQLDLDMIEMDQSRVCELPDLVQHKLDELLEPIMIPEPKMRSVSPHFDELHNSTASTINFVISQVASGDINTSIQALAQIDEVLRQEDKAEVMSGHIDQFLIATFMQLRLIYSTHMADERLDKSDIIKLYSCIIGNMLSLFSMEALAREASMGVLKDLMHGLITLMLDGRVEDIKDGQQVIRSVNLLVIRVLEKSDQTNMMSALLILLQDSLITTAGSPMFSELVMKCLWRMIRFLPTTIDSINLDRILLDVHNFMKVFPKEKLKQLKSDVPHRTLKTLLHTLCKLTGAKILDHLSMIENRNESELEAHLRRVVKHSGNLSGQKSDQGSEKCGVRGDDRMSKAKVSDILSEIFKKIGSKENTKEGLTELYEYKLKYSDADLEPFLKNTSQFFQSYVERGLRVIESEREGKTRIQGPTVIPQHGVDSSLSSNAEEVKPAVYYERLKILRQRQGLENTSRQGVGSTEEEPQQRAPISSLLSSKPAVASSTDMLHSKLSQLKESRELYQQEHNPAGHAHPRSSSPATNLDDLKKRLERIKSNRQ; translated from the exons ATGGGGGACGACAGCGAATGGATGAAGCTTCCTGTTGACCAGAAATGTGAACATAAG GTGTGGAAAGCCCGACTGAATGGCTACGAAGAAGCACTGAAGTTATTCCAGAGGATTGGAGATGAGAAGAGTCCAGAATGGGGGAAGTACTTGGGCCTGATAAAGAAGTTTGTCACAGACTCCAATGCGGTGGCGCAGCTCAAAGGCCTGGAGGCGGCGTTAGCCTTCGTTGAGAACGCTCACGTGGCTGGAAG GACCACAGGCGATGTGGTGTCAGGAGTGGTCACCAAGGTGTTCAACCAGCCCAAGGCACGAGCCAAGGAGCTGGGCATGGACATCTGCCTGATGTACATCGAGATCGAGAAGGCCGAGGTGGTCCAGGATGAGCTCCTCAAAGGTCTGGACAATAAGAACCCAAAGATCGTGGTGTCCTGCATCGAGACCATCAGGAAAGCGCTCGG CGAATATGGATCAAAGATCGTGACCCTGAAGCCGGTGGTCAAGGTTCTGCCGAAGCAGTTTGAGTCCAGAGAGAAGGCTGTCAGAGATGAAGCCAAGCTTCTGGCTGTCGAGATCTACAGGTGGATCAGAGATGCTCTCAGACCTTCACTGCAGAACATCAACTCTGTTCAG CttaaagagctggaggaggagtgggtCAAGCTGCCTCAGACCCCCCCCAAGCAGACCAGGTTCCTCCGCTCTCAGCAGGATCTGAAGGCCAAATTTGAACAGCAGCAAGCTCAAGGAGGAGACCAGTCCGACG GAGAAGACGAGATGGAAGCGGCAGCCGCCGTGGACCCTTATGAGCTGCTGGAAGCTGTGGAGATCCTTTCAAAGCTGCCCAAAGACTTCTATGAGAAAATA GAAGCTAAAAAGtggcaggagaggaaagaagccCTGGAAGCTGTAGAAGCTCTGGCCAAGAACCCCAAACTGGAGGGGGGCGACTACGGAGACCTCGTGAGAGCTCTGAAAAAG GTGGTGGGGAAAGATGCCAACGTGATGCTGGTTACCGTGGCAGCCAAGTGCCTGGCTGGACTGGCCGCCGGACTCAGGAAGAAGTTTGGCACTTATGCAGGACAG GTGGTTCCCACCATCTTGGAGAAGTTCAAGGAGAAGAAACCTCAGGTGGTCCAGGCGCTCCAGGAAGCCATCGACGCCATCTTCCTGACG ACCACCCTCCAGAACCTGTCCGAGGACATCCTTGCTGTGATGGACAACAAGAACCCGTCCATCAAGCAGCAGGCCTCTCTGTTCCTGGCCCGTTCCTTCAGACACTGCACTCAGTCCTCGTTGCCAAAGGGCCTCCTCAAacctctctgtgctgctctgatcAAG CAAGTGAACGACTCGGCATCAGAGGTGCGCGATGCTGCTTTTGAGGCCTTGGGGACGGCCATGAAGGTGGTCGGAGAGAAAGCTGTGAATCCATTCCTTGCTGACCTGGATAAGCTCAAGCTGGACAAG ATTAAAGAGTGTGCAGAGAAGGTCGAGCTTCCTGGAGGGAAGAAGGCggcctcagctggaggaggtgacagGAAGATGGCCTCCAAAGCTCCTCCTCCGGCGGCTGAAGCTCCGCCCAAATCCTCTGTTCCATCCAAGAAGCCCCAGAGTGCTTCCAGCAAG CCGTCAGCAGGTCCGGCGAAGAAGAGCAAGGCGGCGTCGGCGTCGGCCGGGAAACCCAAGAAAGGCTCTGACAGTAAAGAGGAGACGGAGTTGGCG CCGGAGGTGTGTGAAGAGCTGGCTGCTGCCGTTcttccagcttcctgtctgcagcagctggactctgCTAACTGGAAGGAGAGACTGGCCAGTATGGAGGAGTTTCAGAAG GCGGTGGAGACCATGGACGCCGGCGCCATGCCCTGCCAGGCTCTGGTCAAGATGCTGGCCAAGAAACCAGGCTGGAAGGAGACCAATTTCCAG GTGATGCAGTTGAAGCTGCGCGTGGTGGCCCTGGTCGCACAGAGGGGACAGTTCAGCAAGACCTCGGCGTCCTTGGTCCTGGAAGGGTTGGTGGATAAAGTCGGAGACGTCAAATGTGGAGGAAATGCCAAAGAGGGTCTGACTGCTATCGGGGAGGCCTGCTCGCTGCCCTGGACCGCCGAACAG GTGGTGTCTCTGGCGTTTGCACAGAAGAACCCCAAGAACCAGGCGGAGACGCTGACCTGGCTGGCCAACGCCATGAAGGAGTTCGGCTTTGCTGG CATCAACATGAAGCCTTTCCTCAACAACGTGAAGACGGCGCTGGGCGCCACCAACCCTGCCGTCCGCACGGCGGCCATCAGCCTGCTGGGAGTCATGTACCTCTACATGGGCGCTCCTCTACGCGTGTTCTTTGAAGACGAGAAATCCGCTCTTCTCTCTCAGATCGATGCAGAGTTTGAGAAG ATCCAGGGGCAGGCTCCACCGGCTCCGGTCCGGTTCACCAGGAAAGCCGTGAGTGAGGAGGAGGCTGGCgaagtggaggagcaggaagagggaggaggaggaggaggaggaggacaggacatcATGGACATGCTGCCCAGGACAGACGTCGG TGAAAAGATCACGTCTGAGCTGGTGTCTAAAATTGAGGACAAGAACTGGAAGATAAGGAAGGAGGGCCTAGATGAGGTCGTGGCCATCATCTCGGAGGCCAAGTTCATCACGGCCAACATTGGAGAGCTTCCTATGGCCCTGAAGGGACGCCTGGGCGACTCGAACAAGATCCTG GTCCAGCAGACCCTGaccatcctgcagcagctggctgcagcCATGGGACCTGGACTGAAGCAGCATGTGAAAGCTCTTGGAATTCCTGTCATCACTGTACTGGGAGACAGTAAG gcCAACGTCAGGGcggctgccatggcaaccctGCAGGTTTGGGTGCAGCACACCGGTATGAAGGATTGGCTGGAAGGAGAAGACCTTTCGGAGGAGCTGAAAAGGGAGAATCCCTTCCTACGACAGGAG GTTCTGGGCTGGTTAGCGGAGAAGCTGCCCACTCTGAGGGCAGCACCAGGGGACCTGATGCTGTGTGTTCCTCAGCTGTACGCCTGCCTGGAGGACAGAAACGGAGACGTGAGGAAGAAGGCTCAGGATGCTCTGCCAACCTTCATGATGCACCTGGGTTACGACAAGATGGCCAAGGCCACTGGGAAGCTCAAA ACTGCCTCCAAGGATCAGGTGGTAGCCATGTTGGAGAAGGCCAGAGCAGTGATGCCAGCAaagcctgctgctcctgctaaaGCTGGAGGGGCCAAAGGTCCGGCGGAGCCCAGCAGGGCTGCTTCAG cCTCCAGGTCTCAGGCAGCGGCTGAGGACACGGACAGTAAGCCTGACGTGAAGAAggtgcgaggaggaggaggaggaccggcAGCCAGGAAG cctccctcccctcccgaggaacctgcccctccctccccctccaaGGATAAGGACAGTAgtgctattaaaaaaaaaaccagcaaagGGAAGGCTGCCGCTGGCGGCCCACAG GGCACCGCTGGGAAGAAGCCCGCAGCCAAAAACCTGAACGAGGAGGACCGGTCCGGACCCATCTTCACCCTCATCCCTAATGCCAAGGAACAGAGGATCAAAGAGGAGAAGCAACTCAAG ATTTTGAAGTGGAACTTCATGACTCCTCGAGACGAGTacgtggagcagctgaaggccCAGATGTCCACCTGCTTTGCAAAGTGGCTGCAGGATGAACTCTTCCACCTTGACTTCCAGAGACACGTCAAGGCCATCGGCCTGATGATTGAG CGCTTGGAGAGCGAGAGCGAAGCCACCATCAGCTGTCTGGACCTGATCCTGAAGTGGTTCACCCTGCGCTTCTTTGACACCAACACCACGGTCCTGATGAAGGTGCTGGAGtacctgaagctgctgtttgccATGTTGACCCGAGAGAATTATCACCTGACTGAGTACGaggccaactccttcctcccctaCCTCCTCCTGAAG GTGGGAGAGTCCAAGGATGTGGTTCGTAAAGATGTCCGGGCCATACTGACGATGTTGTGCAAAGTTTACCCCGCGTCCAAGGTCTTCCCTTTCCTCATGGACGGAACCAAGTCCAAGAATTCCAAACAGAGAGCAG aGTGTCTGGAGGAGTTGGGCTGTCTGATCGAAGGTTATGGGATGAACGTTTGTCAGCCCACACCTGCCAAGTGTCTGAAGGAGATCGCGGTGCACATCGGGGACAGGGACACGTCTGTCCGGAACGCTGCCCTGAACACCGTGGTGGCCGTGTACAACGTGTGCGGAGATCAAGTCTACAAACTCATCGGAAAC CTGTCGGAGAAGGACATGAGCATGCTGGAGGAGCGGATCAAGCGTTCGGCCAAGAAGACGCCCGCAGCTCCAGCCAAGCAGAGCGCCACCGAGAGGCCTCAGAGGGAACACCCAGCAAACCCCAACGCCACCTTCCTCCGCAAGCCTCAGCAAGAGGAGCCCAACAAGCTCAA cagccaGGCCCGGCAGAACGCCGAACGCGAGTCCTCCCACCCGTCCATCCCCAAAGAGTTCCAGTTGGACCTGGACATGATTGAGATGGACCAGAGTCGAGTGTGCGAGCTGCCAGATCTGGTGCAGCACAAGCTGGACgagctgctggagcccatcATGATCCCAGAACCCAA GATGCGCTCCGTCTCGCCACACTTTGACGAGCTGCACAACAGCACGGCCTCCACCATCAACTTTGTCATCTCCCAGGTGGCGAGTGGTGACATCAACACCAGCATCCAGGCGCTGGCACAG ATCGACGAGGTGCTGCGGCAGGAGGACAAAGCGGAGGTGATGTCGGGACACATCGACCAGTTCCTCATCGCCACCTTCATGCAGCTGCGGCTCATCTACAGCACCCACATGGCCGACGAGCGCCTGGACAAGAGCGACATCATCAAACTGTACAGCTGCATCATCGGGAACATGCTGTCG CTCTTCTCCATGGAGGCCCTGGCCAGGGAGGCGTCCATGGGCGTGTTGAAGGACCTGATGCACGGCCTGATCACGCTGATGCTGGACGGCCGGGTGGAGGACATCAAGGACGGCCAGCAGGTCATCCGATCAGTCAACCTGCTGGTGATCAGAGTCCTGGAGAAGTCCGACCAGACCAACATGATGAG cgctCTGCTGATTCTACTTCAGGACAGTTTAATCACCACAGCTGGATCTCCCATGTTCTCTGAGCTGGTCATGAAG TGTCTGTGGAGGATGATCCGCTTCCTGCccaccaccatcgacagcatcAACCTGGACCGGATCCTGCTGGACGTCCACAACTTCATGAAGGTGTTCCCcaaggagaagctgaagcagctgaagagcGACGTTCCTCACAGAACCCTCAAGACTCTGTTGCACACTCTGTGCAAGCTGACAGGGGCCAag ATCCTCGACCACCTGTCCATGATCGAGAACCGTAACGAGTCGGAGCTGGAGGCGCACCTGAGGCGGGTCGTCAAACATTCCGGAAACCTGTCGGGACAGAAGAGCGACCAGGGCAGCGAGAAGTGCGGCGTGCGCGGG GACGATCGCATGTCCAAGGCCAAGGTCAGCGACATCCTGTCGGAGATCTTTAAGAAGATCGGTTCCAAGGAGAACACCAAAGAG gGCCTGACGGAGCTGTACGAGTACAAGCTAAAGTACTCGGACGCAGATCTGGAGCCCTTCCTCAAAAACACCTCGCAGTTCTTCCAGAGCTACGTGGAACGAGGACTGAGGGTCATCGAGTCGGAGAGAGAGGGCAAGACCCGGATCCAGGGCCCCACAG tGATCCCTCAGCATGGCGTGGACTCCAGCCTGAGCAGCAACGCTGAGGAGGTGAAACCAGCCGTTTACTACGAGAGGCTGAAGATCCTGCGGCAGcgacagggcctggagaacacgTCCAGG caGGGGGTCGGGAGCACGGAGGAGGAGCCTCAGCAGAGAGCTCCCATTTCCTCCCTGCTGTCGTCCAAGCCGGCGGTGGCGTCCTCCACCGACATGCTGCACAGCAAACTGTCTCAGCTGAAGGAGTCCCGAGAGCTTTACCAGCAGGAGCACAACCCcgcaggccacgcccacccccGCTCCAGCTCACCTGCCACCAACCTGGACGACCTGAAGAAACGTCTGGAGAGAATAAAGAGCAACcggcagtga